One Tautonia rosea genomic window carries:
- a CDS encoding NAD-dependent epimerase/dehydratase family protein: MIPNGGLNERPCLVTGATGLLGSHIAERLVARGEPVRALVRATSDTRFLESLGVELVVGDLTDAESCAEALKNIRVVYHAAAKVGDWGTWDEFQSACLDATESLARAAIASGVHRFLHISSTSAYGHPPRTGKAISEDHPLGVGLWWPWDYYTISKVESERILWRLAREEGLPLTVIRPSWLYGERDRTTVARMIRRMRGAGIPVIGPGDNPLSAIYAGNVADACILAAEDPSSEHEAYNITDQGPMTQREFLRYFAEAAGAGPPRWYRRLPHFYPMVFGGSLVIEAYARLMGWPKAPIITRYATWLMARRIWYSTEKARSRLGWNPALGNAESIAQTVRWFLDQDTEHHNSLTVAAPDRA, from the coding sequence ATGATTCCCAATGGCGGCTTGAACGAACGCCCCTGCCTCGTCACCGGCGCCACCGGCCTGCTCGGCAGCCACATCGCCGAGCGGCTCGTTGCTCGGGGAGAGCCGGTCCGAGCCCTCGTCCGGGCGACCAGTGATACCAGATTTCTCGAATCGCTCGGCGTGGAACTCGTCGTTGGCGACCTGACTGACGCGGAATCCTGCGCCGAGGCCCTCAAGAACATCCGGGTCGTCTACCATGCCGCGGCGAAGGTGGGAGATTGGGGGACATGGGACGAGTTCCAGTCTGCTTGTCTCGATGCAACTGAGTCGCTCGCCCGAGCGGCGATTGCTTCCGGGGTGCATCGCTTCCTGCACATCAGCTCGACCAGCGCTTATGGCCATCCCCCTCGGACCGGCAAGGCGATCAGCGAGGATCATCCGCTCGGTGTCGGCCTTTGGTGGCCCTGGGACTATTACACCATCAGCAAGGTCGAATCGGAACGGATTCTCTGGCGTCTGGCGAGAGAGGAAGGACTTCCCTTGACCGTTATCCGGCCAAGCTGGCTCTACGGCGAACGCGACCGGACGACCGTTGCTCGCATGATTCGCCGCATGCGAGGGGCCGGGATTCCGGTCATTGGCCCTGGAGACAATCCGCTGAGTGCCATCTATGCCGGAAATGTTGCTGATGCCTGCATCCTTGCGGCCGAGGACCCCTCTTCGGAACACGAGGCGTACAACATCACCGACCAGGGGCCAATGACCCAGCGAGAGTTTCTTCGATACTTCGCTGAGGCCGCCGGAGCCGGACCCCCTCGGTGGTACCGTCGGCTGCCGCATTTCTATCCGATGGTGTTTGGTGGTTCGCTGGTTATTGAAGCCTATGCCCGGCTCATGGGCTGGCCGAAGGCGCCCATCATCACCCGGTATGCAACTTGGCTGATGGCCCGACGGATTTGGTACAGTACCGAGAAGGCTCGATCGCGGCTGGGCTGGAATCCTGCCCTCGGCAATGCGGAAAGCATTGCTCAGACGGTTCGTTGGTTCCTGGACCAGGACACCGAGCACCACAACTCGTTGACGGTCGCTGCACCCGACCGGGCCTGA
- a CDS encoding hybrid sensor histidine kinase/response regulator, which translates to MAEAVTQRRTPASGRSRPVLLVVDDEPEVLRSLFDLFRLDYRVLTASRGAEALEILGRETVSVIMSDQRMPEMTGVEFLSQARVIRPEATRLLITGYADLKAVIDAINEGHVFRYIAKPWDPEELATVIRQAVEHRNLIVEKQRLIEELRAANLRLQEANRLKSNFIEVASHELNTPVTIVLGMAELWKLTQGNTAEPDDLTSGWVERILAAGRRLASTVERMIKLLHADRLAPMLDAESVELKSLVSQVIEDVHPYLDARQQRIELVVEPELGVAEVDRGKVADALSNLVINAIKFTPDQGLIRVWAGPEGEDAVAFEVCDEGVGIDPNEQDLVFEPFFTGFDTMHHSSGDFQFGKRGIGLGLSLVRTFAEMHGGFASFRSTPGQGSCFRIQLPRHPNTLPVPDDSGTSLEPELPDEGSGRPGTTE; encoded by the coding sequence GTGGCCGAGGCCGTGACCCAGCGCCGCACTCCTGCCTCCGGACGAAGTCGCCCGGTGCTTCTGGTCGTCGATGACGAGCCGGAGGTGCTCCGCTCGCTTTTCGACCTGTTCCGACTTGATTACCGAGTCTTGACCGCCAGCCGGGGGGCCGAGGCACTCGAAATTCTTGGTCGGGAAACCGTCAGCGTCATCATGTCTGACCAGCGGATGCCGGAGATGACCGGCGTCGAGTTTCTCAGCCAGGCTCGTGTCATTCGTCCCGAGGCCACCCGCCTGTTGATCACCGGTTACGCGGACCTGAAAGCGGTAATCGACGCCATCAACGAGGGGCATGTCTTCCGATATATTGCCAAGCCCTGGGACCCGGAAGAACTCGCCACGGTCATCCGGCAAGCGGTTGAGCATCGCAATCTGATTGTCGAGAAACAACGCCTGATCGAGGAACTTCGTGCCGCGAACCTCCGACTCCAGGAAGCAAACCGCCTGAAGTCGAACTTTATCGAGGTGGCCAGCCACGAACTCAACACGCCGGTGACAATCGTGCTCGGGATGGCAGAACTCTGGAAGCTGACCCAGGGGAACACAGCCGAGCCAGATGATCTGACCAGTGGTTGGGTTGAGCGCATTCTTGCGGCAGGCCGACGGCTCGCATCAACGGTCGAGCGAATGATCAAGCTTTTGCACGCAGATCGCCTCGCACCGATGCTCGACGCCGAATCGGTCGAATTGAAGTCGCTGGTTTCCCAGGTCATCGAGGACGTTCACCCCTATCTCGACGCTCGGCAGCAGCGAATCGAGCTGGTGGTCGAGCCCGAGCTCGGCGTGGCTGAGGTCGATCGGGGTAAGGTGGCCGATGCGCTGTCCAATCTGGTCATCAATGCGATCAAGTTCACCCCAGATCAAGGATTGATCCGAGTCTGGGCTGGTCCGGAAGGAGAAGATGCCGTGGCCTTCGAGGTCTGCGACGAGGGGGTCGGGATCGACCCGAACGAGCAGGACCTTGTCTTCGAGCCCTTCTTCACCGGGTTTGACACCATGCACCACTCGTCGGGCGACTTCCAGTTCGGCAAGCGCGGCATTGGATTAGGCTTGAGCCTCGTCCGCACCTTCGCCGAAATGCATGGAGGTTTCGCCTCGTTCCGAAGCACTCCGGGTCAGGGTTCTTGCTTTCGGATCCAACTGCCTCGTCACCCGAATACCCTGCCAGTTCCAGACGATTCAGGAACGAGCCTTGAGCCGGAGCTTCCCGATGAAGGGTCGGGACGCCCGGGAACAACCGAGTAA
- a CDS encoding response regulator, giving the protein METALIVEDDPDQAEMAASFLRLRQIEPKMAFDGRSGVDHVRTFRPDFVLLDLMLPDIDGFEVCRQIRSVPETMSLPIIMVTALHGDSHRRLGFRVGANSYLTKPYGPSDLYQAIDLALSWADTAERERLRGEIHIELDSAPKFLRQVNDFLVGLYRATPLTIEQVQHLQQAVLEIGQNAIEWGNRMQIDLPVEISYRVFDDRVEICIRDQGSGFDRAMLPHAACRDNPLAHLEVRQSLGLREGGFGLLIARGMLDELRHNEAGNEVTLTKRFPPDAVPKHHAGQEA; this is encoded by the coding sequence ATGGAGACGGCCCTGATCGTCGAGGATGACCCGGACCAGGCCGAGATGGCTGCGTCGTTTCTGCGACTTCGACAAATCGAGCCGAAAATGGCCTTCGACGGCCGATCCGGGGTCGATCATGTTCGCACGTTTCGCCCCGACTTTGTCTTGCTCGACCTCATGCTGCCGGACATCGATGGGTTTGAGGTCTGCCGACAGATCCGATCGGTTCCCGAAACCATGAGCTTGCCAATCATCATGGTCACGGCCCTGCATGGCGACTCGCACCGACGACTGGGATTTCGGGTGGGAGCAAATTCCTACCTGACCAAGCCCTACGGTCCAAGCGACCTGTACCAGGCGATTGATCTGGCCCTCTCGTGGGCAGACACGGCGGAACGAGAACGGCTTCGCGGGGAGATTCACATCGAGCTCGACAGCGCTCCGAAATTTCTCCGGCAGGTCAATGATTTTCTCGTTGGGCTCTATCGCGCGACTCCGTTGACGATCGAACAGGTCCAGCATCTCCAACAGGCCGTCCTGGAGATTGGTCAGAACGCCATCGAGTGGGGCAACCGCATGCAGATCGATCTCCCTGTCGAGATCAGTTATCGGGTCTTCGACGACCGGGTCGAGATCTGCATCCGCGATCAGGGCTCGGGCTTCGATCGGGCGATGCTGCCGCACGCCGCCTGCCGGGACAATCCCCTGGCCCACCTGGAGGTTCGTCAGAGCCTGGGATTACGCGAGGGGGGCTTCGGCTTGCTGATCGCTCGTGGTATGCTCGACGAATTGCGGCACAACGAGGCCGGGAACGAGGTGACCTTGACCAAGCGATTCCCCCCCGATGCGGTTCCCAAACACCACGCTGGCCAGGAGGCGTAA
- a CDS encoding M28 family peptidase, whose translation MNPSTYADRFDGHRAMNDLIRLCSLGPRPAGSEAMERQRGIVAEAFRSHGAEVSIQEFEGVHPLSERTVRLANVVGSWRPERPDRVLIGGHGDTRPRADRERDPTRVLGPFLGANDGASGVAALMELARHLTELPGSAGVDLVMFDAEELVFDEVGDYCLGSCEFALRARNQERAGGPSYAAAVVLDMIAGREMCLTREGFGRDYAAWLTEDLWNVARNRGTSRFSDDWGHYVEDDHLPLLGIGVPAIALVDLDYPQWHTLDDRPEACDVGAIEAVGRVVLEWLGRWASLPESPGKTGLLDNENRE comes from the coding sequence ATGAATCCTTCCACCTATGCTGACCGCTTCGACGGCCATCGGGCGATGAACGACCTGATCCGGCTTTGCAGTCTAGGACCGAGGCCGGCAGGTTCGGAGGCGATGGAGCGGCAGCGGGGGATTGTGGCCGAGGCATTCCGATCACACGGCGCTGAGGTGAGCATCCAGGAGTTCGAAGGGGTTCACCCGCTCTCGGAACGCACAGTCAGGCTGGCGAATGTTGTGGGCTCGTGGCGACCCGAACGACCGGATCGTGTTCTCATCGGCGGGCACGGCGATACCCGACCGAGAGCGGACCGAGAGCGTGATCCGACCCGTGTGCTTGGCCCCTTCCTGGGAGCGAACGATGGTGCCTCGGGGGTCGCGGCGTTGATGGAACTCGCGAGGCATCTGACCGAACTGCCCGGTTCGGCGGGGGTCGATTTGGTGATGTTTGATGCCGAGGAACTGGTCTTCGACGAAGTGGGAGACTACTGCCTCGGCTCCTGCGAATTTGCCCTCCGAGCCCGAAACCAGGAGCGGGCAGGGGGGCCGAGCTACGCGGCGGCCGTGGTGCTCGACATGATCGCTGGCCGAGAGATGTGCCTGACCCGAGAAGGGTTTGGAAGGGATTACGCGGCCTGGTTGACCGAAGACCTCTGGAACGTGGCCCGAAATCGTGGAACGTCACGATTCTCGGACGATTGGGGACATTACGTCGAGGACGACCACTTGCCGCTGCTCGGAATCGGGGTGCCAGCAATCGCCCTGGTGGATCTCGATTATCCCCAATGGCACACGCTCGATGATCGTCCCGAGGCCTGCGATGTCGGAGCGATCGAGGCCGTGGGCCGAGTCGTACTGGAGTGGCTGGGTCGGTGGGCTTCACTTCCCGAGTCGCCCGGAAAAACTGGCCTTCTCGACAATGAGAACCGAGAGTAA
- a CDS encoding arylsulfatase, giving the protein MHDLVRSTALSLVIAFLCFMPEVSKGEGSQRRPNVLIILTDDQGWGDVRCHGNPGIDTPTLDLLAGQGVRFDRFFVSPVCAPTRASLLTGRDHLRTGTVWVTHRLESMRSEEITLAEALRDAGYATGCFGKWHNGAHYPMHPNGQGFDEFLGFCGGHLNNYFNPLLERNGRPITPEGYVTDILTDAAIDFIGRHRDQPFFCYIPYNVPHSPDQVPETFFQKYANQGLDPKLASVYAMTEQVDANIARILQTLDALELAEETIVVFFSDNGPNTDRYNGGMRGRKGSIHEGGTRVPMFLRWPGQLAPGTTVSQITAHIDLMPTLLELCGVEPPKGVAFDGVSLLPLLDGFEPDWPDRLLFTNQCRPIPEDGSPLPGSVRTQQFRYVRERNSEQLYDMIADPSQQRNIAADHPEQTRTLARAYDSWFAEVTQDWDRAIPVPVGHPDRPIVTLLGPDATFEGGIRWWATHGYANDWLTNWTRTDQRIQFDLDVLQAGDYRVTLRYTAPDANLGARVRVEAGESSVEGILTEAHDPAPIPSPDRVPRGSFNDQGDWRGEAYEKDWNELSLGLLRLGTGRQVLTIRAVEVPGAGVMDLKGVVLERIDP; this is encoded by the coding sequence ATGCACGATCTCGTCCGATCCACCGCCCTCTCACTTGTCATCGCGTTCCTTTGCTTCATGCCGGAAGTCAGCAAGGGAGAGGGATCGCAAAGACGGCCGAACGTGTTGATCATCCTCACCGACGACCAGGGGTGGGGGGATGTCCGTTGCCACGGCAACCCCGGGATCGACACACCAACCCTTGACCTTCTGGCCGGTCAAGGGGTTCGATTCGATCGGTTCTTCGTGAGCCCGGTTTGTGCTCCTACCAGAGCGAGTCTGCTCACCGGGCGGGATCATCTGCGCACCGGGACCGTCTGGGTCACGCATCGTCTGGAGTCGATGCGAAGCGAGGAGATCACGCTCGCGGAGGCCTTGCGAGATGCCGGCTATGCCACCGGCTGTTTCGGCAAGTGGCACAACGGGGCCCATTACCCGATGCACCCCAATGGCCAGGGATTTGACGAGTTCCTCGGATTCTGTGGCGGTCATCTGAACAACTATTTCAATCCACTGTTGGAGAGAAACGGCCGCCCCATCACGCCAGAGGGCTACGTCACCGATATCCTCACCGATGCCGCGATCGACTTCATCGGGCGGCACCGTGATCAGCCGTTCTTCTGCTACATTCCGTACAATGTTCCGCACAGCCCCGATCAGGTTCCCGAGACATTCTTTCAAAAGTATGCGAATCAAGGCCTCGACCCCAAGCTCGCCTCTGTTTACGCCATGACCGAGCAGGTCGATGCCAACATTGCTCGCATCCTCCAAACGCTTGATGCCCTGGAACTGGCAGAGGAAACGATTGTTGTTTTCTTCTCCGACAACGGCCCAAACACCGATCGCTATAACGGCGGAATGCGAGGGCGCAAGGGGAGCATTCACGAGGGAGGGACCCGCGTTCCAATGTTCCTCCGCTGGCCCGGACAACTTGCCCCAGGAACAACCGTCTCGCAAATCACCGCCCACATCGACCTGATGCCAACCCTGCTGGAACTCTGTGGGGTCGAACCGCCCAAGGGGGTTGCCTTCGACGGAGTGAGCCTTCTCCCGTTACTCGACGGCTTCGAGCCTGACTGGCCCGATCGGTTGCTCTTTACCAATCAATGCCGCCCGATCCCGGAAGATGGCTCGCCGTTGCCCGGGTCGGTTCGGACCCAACAATTTCGCTACGTCCGAGAGCGAAACAGTGAGCAACTGTACGACATGATCGCCGATCCCAGCCAGCAGCGCAATATCGCTGCGGACCACCCGGAACAGACCCGGACCCTGGCGCGGGCTTACGACTCCTGGTTCGCCGAAGTCACCCAGGACTGGGACCGTGCAATCCCCGTCCCGGTCGGCCATCCCGATCGGCCCATCGTTACCTTGCTTGGCCCCGATGCGACTTTCGAGGGGGGCATTCGCTGGTGGGCCACGCATGGCTATGCGAACGACTGGCTCACCAACTGGACCCGCACGGATCAACGCATTCAGTTCGATCTCGATGTGCTCCAGGCGGGCGACTACCGTGTGACACTTCGCTACACGGCCCCCGATGCCAATCTGGGGGCGCGCGTCCGAGTCGAGGCAGGGGAGTCATCAGTTGAAGGAATACTCACCGAAGCACACGACCCCGCGCCAATCCCCAGTCCCGACCGCGTGCCGCGCGGCTCCTTCAACGATCAAGGGGACTGGAGAGGGGAAGCTTATGAAAAGGACTGGAACGAACTTTCCCTTGGCTTGCTGCGCCTTGGAACTGGTCGGCAGGTCCTCACGATACGCGCCGTCGAGGTTCCGGGAGCCGGGGTCATGGACCTCAAAGGGGTCGTCCTGGAGCGGATTGACCCATGA
- a CDS encoding Maf family protein, with product MRLILASASPRRRQLLTEAGYSIEVDPSGVEELEPEGPVDAAAYVAELAWRKAHAVALRRGSGLILAADTTCTLDGNLLNKPVDRQDAERMIRAQEGREVAILTGLCLYRAERHEWVGAVETSVVHVRAMTDDERIAHLDSGQWEGKAGAYGVQDNDPIVSVTSGSWSNVVGLPLERLEQLICQYPSIGNHH from the coding sequence ATGCGATTGATCCTCGCCAGCGCATCTCCCCGACGCCGGCAACTGCTGACCGAGGCTGGGTACTCGATTGAGGTCGATCCCTCCGGGGTCGAGGAACTGGAACCCGAGGGGCCGGTCGACGCAGCTGCTTACGTCGCGGAACTGGCCTGGCGCAAGGCCCATGCCGTCGCCCTGCGCCGCGGCTCGGGCCTGATCCTTGCCGCCGACACGACGTGTACGCTCGACGGCAACTTGCTCAATAAGCCCGTCGATCGTCAGGACGCAGAGCGGATGATCCGCGCTCAGGAAGGGCGAGAGGTAGCGATTCTGACCGGGCTCTGTCTCTACCGCGCCGAACGCCACGAATGGGTCGGCGCAGTCGAAACGAGCGTGGTGCACGTTCGAGCAATGACTGACGACGAACGGATCGCCCACCTCGACTCTGGTCAATGGGAGGGGAAGGCGGGGGCCTATGGCGTGCAGGACAACGACCCGATCGTCTCCGTCACGTCCGGAAGCTGGTCGAATGTGGTTGGCCTACCCCTGGAACGCCTCGAACAGTTGATTTGCCAATATCCGTCAATTGGAAATCATCACTGA
- a CDS encoding Gfo/Idh/MocA family protein — MTESNRRAFLGQSGAAIAAGLTLLPARSGKAAPSDRVNIAVMGIRGRGGGLAQSFAALPGSQVTHLIDVDTNLFRQAVPAIAERQGSEPKTATDFRRVLDDPEVDALVIGAPDHWHAPATVKACQAGKHVYVEKPASHTLWEGRKMIEAARKYDRVVQVGTQSRSTPHYRHVIEEVLPSGRIGTILQAKAWNSQYRPDLPEAEDGPPPEGVDYNLWLGPAPKRPFNPNRFHYSWHWQWDYGTGDVGNDGVHDLDIARWGLGVGMPSTVSCTAFKAVNARWETPDTAFATFTFPDTPAILVFEQRDWSPYVQNGFENGVIFYGTKGRVEIGRSGWRLFEGNDQVPVESEPFSDRHHFEDFLDAIASGRRPHADIEEGHHSAALAHLINITARTGRGFLTLDPTTEEILNDSEAQSLTRRSYREPFGIPEQV, encoded by the coding sequence CCGATCGCGTCAACATCGCTGTCATGGGTATTCGGGGACGAGGAGGGGGACTCGCCCAGAGTTTCGCGGCCTTGCCGGGGTCGCAGGTCACTCACCTAATCGACGTGGACACGAACCTATTCCGCCAGGCGGTCCCAGCAATTGCCGAGCGGCAAGGTTCCGAGCCAAAGACCGCGACCGACTTCCGCCGGGTGCTCGATGATCCAGAGGTCGATGCCCTGGTCATCGGCGCTCCCGATCACTGGCACGCGCCGGCGACTGTCAAGGCCTGCCAGGCTGGGAAGCATGTTTATGTGGAGAAGCCCGCCTCCCATACGCTTTGGGAAGGGCGGAAGATGATTGAGGCCGCTCGGAAGTACGACCGCGTCGTGCAGGTCGGCACTCAGAGCCGCAGCACGCCGCATTATCGCCACGTGATCGAGGAGGTCCTGCCCTCCGGCCGGATCGGAACGATCCTCCAGGCCAAGGCCTGGAACAGTCAATATCGCCCCGACCTGCCCGAGGCCGAGGACGGGCCGCCACCTGAAGGGGTCGACTACAACCTCTGGCTCGGCCCCGCCCCCAAGCGTCCCTTCAACCCGAATCGGTTCCACTATAGCTGGCACTGGCAGTGGGACTACGGGACCGGAGACGTGGGCAACGACGGCGTCCACGACCTCGACATCGCCCGCTGGGGGCTCGGCGTGGGGATGCCCAGCACCGTCTCCTGCACCGCCTTCAAGGCGGTCAACGCACGCTGGGAGACCCCCGATACCGCGTTTGCCACGTTTACCTTCCCGGACACCCCGGCCATCCTCGTCTTCGAGCAGCGCGACTGGTCCCCCTACGTTCAGAACGGCTTCGAGAACGGCGTGATCTTCTACGGCACGAAGGGACGCGTTGAGATCGGCCGATCCGGCTGGCGACTGTTTGAAGGCAACGACCAGGTACCGGTCGAATCGGAGCCGTTCTCCGACCGACACCACTTCGAGGACTTTCTCGACGCCATCGCCTCGGGCCGTCGTCCCCACGCCGATATCGAGGAGGGGCATCACTCGGCCGCTCTGGCCCACCTGATCAACATCACGGCCCGAACCGGCCGAGGATTCCTCACCCTCGACCCGACGACCGAGGAAATCCTCAATGATTCTGAGGCTCAGAGCCTGACTCGCCGATCGTACCGCGAACCGTTCGGCATTCCGGAACAGGTCTGA